One Danio rerio strain Tuebingen ecotype United States chromosome 22, GRCz12tu, whole genome shotgun sequence genomic window carries:
- the zgc:110821 gene encoding uncharacterized protein LOC503597 (The RefSeq protein has 1 substitution compared to this genomic sequence) produces the protein MSDPEPCSIKQEETDAQIEVILEESEDEEEHHAKFQSKTAHFSVEGTGLICPQCGRSFKNSVTLKRHMMIHNGEKPHKCLHCEKRFIHSGQLKIHERIHTGEKPYQCSHCEKSFSDSGNLKKHERTHTGEKPYHCTDCGKNFSHFSSLQRHTQQIHNVTVKEESEELSEDEEKHHVKSEDGEQSISVEGTAIKSFICTQCGNSFSRKNTLDHHMRIHTGEKPYKCSHCEKRFRRSGHLKIHLRTHTGEKPYHCSECGKNFTQSSSLRTHTINFHSKWIT, from the exons atgagtgatccagaaccctgcagtattaaacaggaagagactgaTGCAcaaatag AAGTGATTttggaggagagtgaagatgagGAGGAACATCATGCCAAATTTCAATCAAAGACTGCACATTTTTCAGTGGAGGGAACAGGTTTGATCTGCCCTCAGTGTGGAAGGAGTTTCAAGAACAGTGTCACTCTGAAGcgtcacatgatgatccacaatgGAGAGAAACCCCACAAGTGTTTGCACTGCGAgaagagattcattcattcaggacAACTGAAAATACATGAGagaatccacaccggagagaaaccttacCAGTGTTCGCACTGCGAGAAGAGTTTCAGCGATTCAGGAAACCTGAAAAAAcacgagaggattcacactggagagaaaccgtatcacTGCACCGACTGTGGGAAGAATTTCAGCCATTTCTCTTCTctacaaagacacacacaacaGATTCACA ATGTGACggtgaaggaggagagtgaagaactgagtgaagacgaggagaaacatcatgtcaaaagtGAAGATGGTGAACAAAGTATTTCAGTGGAAGGAACTGCCATAAAAAGCTTcatctgcactcagtgtggaaacaGTTTTAGCCGCAAAAACACTCTCGAtcatcacatgaggatccacaccggagagaaaccgtacaagtgctCACACTGCGAGAAGAGATTCAGACGTTCAGGACACCTGAAAATACACCTGAggactcacaccggagagaaaccgtatcaCTGCAGTGAGTGTGGGAAGAATTTCACACAGTCTTCTTCTCTACGAACACACACAATAAACTTTCACAGTAAATGGATCACCTAA